One genomic segment of Myxococcota bacterium includes these proteins:
- a CDS encoding DmsC/YnfH family molybdoenzyme membrane anchor subunit: MAAAESLPIPKLVDLLLEEQQSLTAVERFSEQHDADTIPLQRRYYEDLIPASAPGPGQQYAFRVDLDACTGCKACVTACHNLNGLGSEETWRDVGLLLGGTEVRPQLQTVTAACHHCEDPACLHGCPVNAYEKDATTGIVRHLDDQCIGCQYCTLQCPYDVPKYDATMGIVRKCDMCSDRLSVGEAPACVQGCPNEAISIDVVTVGDGPEALLPATPGAVPDSHWTRPTTRYITERDLGGLRPSDGHRDEPADPHHPLSVMLVLTQLAVGVTVIEALLGFFGSAPSLARLAIAGVATLAGLGVANLHLGRPQYAYRVILGVFRSWMSREILVLGGFAGIVAAYVASAVLPGLWPELQAWVPEALVSGLGLAAALTGLAAVFCSAMIYADTPRRIWRWSRTGPLFFATTALLGVAGLCVGSLFDAAVAPSLGVVAGVAWAALGVAKLRLERSQAEPTDDDPEHALVARRNRLLEGPLAREATSRVWLGWGATVILPLLVACGVLVSGAHPIWMAIAALALVGSLGGEWLERHLFFRAAVAPRMPGS, encoded by the coding sequence ATGGCCGCGGCCGAATCACTCCCGATCCCGAAGCTGGTGGACCTGCTGCTGGAGGAGCAGCAGTCCCTGACGGCGGTGGAGCGATTCAGTGAGCAGCACGACGCGGACACGATCCCGCTCCAGAGGCGTTACTACGAAGACTTGATCCCGGCGAGCGCGCCCGGACCCGGACAGCAGTACGCCTTTCGGGTGGACTTGGACGCGTGTACCGGGTGCAAGGCCTGCGTCACCGCCTGCCACAACCTGAACGGGTTGGGGAGCGAGGAGACCTGGCGGGATGTCGGGCTGCTGCTCGGCGGTACGGAGGTCCGCCCTCAGCTGCAGACGGTGACCGCCGCCTGCCACCACTGTGAGGATCCGGCCTGCCTCCACGGCTGTCCAGTGAACGCCTACGAGAAGGACGCCACCACCGGCATCGTCCGCCACCTGGACGATCAGTGCATCGGTTGTCAGTACTGCACCCTGCAGTGTCCCTACGACGTTCCGAAGTACGACGCGACGATGGGTATCGTCCGCAAGTGCGACATGTGCTCGGATCGGCTGTCGGTGGGCGAAGCACCGGCCTGCGTCCAGGGCTGTCCGAACGAGGCGATCTCGATCGACGTCGTGACCGTGGGGGACGGTCCGGAGGCACTCCTGCCGGCGACGCCGGGTGCGGTCCCGGACTCGCACTGGACGCGGCCGACCACCCGCTACATCACGGAGCGCGACCTCGGGGGCCTGCGTCCATCGGACGGCCATCGCGACGAACCGGCGGATCCGCACCATCCGCTCTCGGTGATGTTGGTCCTGACCCAGCTGGCCGTCGGGGTGACCGTGATCGAGGCGCTGCTCGGATTCTTTGGTAGCGCCCCGTCGCTGGCACGACTCGCGATCGCGGGCGTCGCCACCTTGGCGGGGCTCGGCGTGGCCAACCTCCATCTCGGGCGCCCGCAGTATGCGTACCGGGTGATCCTCGGCGTGTTCCGTTCGTGGATGAGCCGGGAGATCCTGGTGCTCGGCGGGTTCGCCGGGATCGTGGCGGCCTACGTAGCGAGCGCGGTCCTCCCCGGGCTCTGGCCCGAGCTCCAGGCATGGGTCCCCGAGGCGCTGGTCTCGGGTTTGGGTCTGGCGGCTGCGCTCACCGGCCTCGCCGCGGTGTTCTGCTCCGCGATGATCTACGCGGACACGCCGCGTCGCATCTGGCGTTGGAGTCGCACCGGTCCGCTCTTCTTCGCGACCACGGCGCTGCTGGGCGTGGCCGGACTCTGCGTGGGCAGCCTCTTCGACGCGGCGGTGGCGCCGAGCCTCGGGGTCGTGGCCGGGGTGGCGTGGGCCGCGCTCGGAGTGGCGAAGCTGCGCCTCGAGCGCAGCCAGGCCGAACCCACCGACGACGACCCGGAGCACGCGCTGGTCGCGCGCCGCAACCGCTTGCTCGAGGGTCCGCTCGCTCGCGAGGCCACGTCGCGCGTGTGGTTGGGCTGGGGTGCCACGGTGATCCTGCCGCTCCTCGTCGCGTGCGGGGTGCTCGTGTCGGGAGCCCACCCGATTTGGATGGCGATCGCGGCGCTTGCTCTGGTCGGCAGCCTGGGTGGCGAGTGGCTGGAGCGACATCTCTTCTTCCGGGCCGCGGTGGCGCCGCGCATGCCCGGCTCCTGA
- a CDS encoding nitrate reductase — protein MARSVSERVLQGAQDLLHRRDGPLTRDLLREPGAFGLGQVPSRLAPDRTTTTVCGFCSTGCGLRVHLRDGEAINLSPDTEYPVNLGMACPKGWEALTPMAAPDRADRPLLRDATGTLQPVSWEEALDTFCARVRDVQAQHGRESVAFLGTGQIPTEELAYFGALAKFGMGMVHGDGNTRQCMATAATAYKESFGFDAPPYTYQDFEESDVIVLVGSNLCIAHPILWERVCRNPNAPEIVVIDPRKTETAMAATQHLALAPKSDLLLFYGLARLLIQRGAVDEAFVDAHTEGFEGFERFVAQFDLASVAEGTGLSPERLEHLADTIAAGKRVSFWWTMGVNQSHEAVRVAQAIIDLALLTGNIGKPGTGANSITGQCNAMGSRLFSNTSSLLGGREFHDPEHRREVAEILGIPAASIPDHKGWAYDQIVEGIRSGTIRGLWIVATNGSHSWIDQQDFRELLGRLDFLVVQDLYADTETALQADLVLPAAGWGEKDGTFINSERRVGLVKKVRRAPGQALADFHIFQLLAEAWGCAQLFERWKTPEDVFDALRELSRGRFCNFSGIDGYRALDAARGVQWPFPEVSPDSSPERRLFADGHFPREGGRAAFCYEMPRAVPEPTDAGYPFVLLTGRGSSAQWHTQTRTKRSPVLAKLHSAVPRIEIHPEDAENLGIRSGDPVQVSSRRGKAEFEAYLTPNVQPGQLFAAMHHEATNRLTLRAFDPYSRQPSYKHCAVAVARL, from the coding sequence ATGGCCCGATCGGTTTCCGAGCGCGTTCTTCAGGGAGCGCAGGATCTGCTGCACCGGCGCGACGGCCCGCTCACCCGCGACCTCCTCCGCGAACCGGGCGCATTCGGACTGGGCCAGGTGCCGTCTCGGCTCGCCCCCGATCGCACCACCACCACGGTCTGCGGTTTCTGCTCGACGGGCTGCGGGCTCCGGGTCCATCTACGCGATGGCGAAGCCATCAACCTGTCGCCCGACACCGAATACCCGGTGAACCTCGGCATGGCATGCCCGAAGGGCTGGGAAGCGCTCACGCCGATGGCGGCGCCCGACCGTGCGGACCGTCCTCTCTTGCGCGACGCCACGGGGACGCTGCAGCCCGTGTCCTGGGAGGAGGCGCTCGACACCTTCTGTGCGCGGGTTCGAGACGTCCAGGCGCAACACGGTCGCGAGTCGGTGGCGTTCCTCGGGACGGGGCAGATCCCGACCGAAGAGCTGGCCTACTTCGGAGCGCTGGCGAAGTTCGGCATGGGCATGGTCCACGGCGACGGCAATACGCGTCAGTGCATGGCCACCGCGGCCACCGCCTACAAAGAGTCGTTCGGTTTCGACGCACCGCCGTACACGTACCAGGACTTCGAGGAGTCCGACGTCATCGTGTTGGTCGGCTCGAACCTCTGCATCGCCCACCCGATCTTGTGGGAGCGGGTGTGCCGGAACCCGAACGCACCCGAGATCGTGGTGATCGATCCGCGCAAGACCGAGACGGCGATGGCGGCCACTCAGCACCTGGCGTTGGCACCGAAGTCGGACCTCCTGCTCTTCTACGGACTCGCGCGGCTCCTGATCCAGCGGGGCGCCGTCGATGAAGCGTTCGTCGACGCGCACACCGAGGGTTTCGAGGGGTTCGAGCGCTTCGTCGCCCAGTTCGACCTCGCCAGCGTCGCAGAGGGCACCGGCCTCTCGCCGGAGCGTCTCGAGCACCTCGCCGACACGATCGCGGCCGGCAAGCGCGTCAGCTTCTGGTGGACGATGGGAGTCAATCAGAGCCATGAGGCCGTGCGCGTGGCCCAGGCGATCATCGACCTCGCGCTCCTGACCGGAAACATCGGAAAGCCGGGCACCGGCGCGAACTCGATCACCGGCCAGTGCAACGCGATGGGGTCGCGCCTGTTCAGCAACACCTCCTCGCTGCTGGGTGGACGCGAGTTCCACGACCCGGAGCATCGGCGCGAGGTCGCCGAGATCCTCGGCATCCCGGCCGCGTCGATTCCCGACCACAAGGGCTGGGCCTACGACCAGATCGTCGAAGGGATTCGCTCGGGGACGATTCGCGGCCTCTGGATCGTGGCCACGAACGGTTCGCACTCGTGGATCGATCAGCAGGATTTCCGCGAGCTGCTCGGGCGCCTGGATTTCCTCGTCGTCCAGGACCTCTATGCCGACACCGAGACGGCCCTGCAAGCCGATCTCGTGCTCCCCGCTGCCGGGTGGGGCGAGAAGGATGGGACCTTCATCAACTCGGAGCGCCGGGTCGGGCTGGTGAAGAAGGTGCGGCGCGCGCCGGGGCAGGCGCTGGCGGACTTCCACATCTTCCAGCTGCTGGCCGAGGCCTGGGGGTGCGCGCAGCTTTTCGAACGCTGGAAGACGCCCGAGGACGTCTTCGATGCCCTGCGCGAACTCTCCCGCGGACGCTTCTGCAACTTCTCGGGGATCGACGGCTACCGCGCGCTCGACGCCGCGCGCGGTGTGCAGTGGCCCTTCCCCGAAGTGTCGCCCGACTCGTCACCCGAGCGCCGCCTGTTCGCCGACGGACACTTCCCGCGAGAAGGAGGGCGCGCGGCCTTCTGCTACGAGATGCCGCGCGCGGTTCCCGAGCCGACGGACGCCGGGTACCCGTTCGTGTTGCTCACCGGGCGGGGCTCCTCGGCCCAGTGGCATACCCAGACCCGAACGAAGCGGTCGCCCGTGCTCGCAAAGCTCCACAGCGCCGTTCCGCGCATCGAGATCCATCCCGAAGACGCCGAGAACCTGGGCATCCGGAGTGGCGACCCGGTCCAGGTGAGCTCGCGCCGGGGCAAGGCCGAGTTCGAGGCCTACCTCACGCCGAACGTCCAGCCCGGTCAGCTCTTCGCGGCGATGCACCACGAAGCAACGAACCGACTCACGCTACGCGCCTTCGACCCCTACTCGCGCCAGCCTTCCTACAAGCACTGCGCGGTCGCGGTGGCGCGCCTCTAG
- a CDS encoding alginate export family protein: MSVQDRIGSSRRFLAYGIAFCLAFAIGFNSSAQGEPQASPPAAKPDVAADPPAAPEAETPPPKPEPDWTDIDSWVGPLAEGGVKFNLRARYSHADFAGLKRSNVGTVRTRLGYGSKPLFGLSGFVEMENIVAIDNGAYFDAIAPNTRGRSVIADVEDTEVNQAYVKFQRKDWLGLNAIVGRQRIKLDDDRWIGNVGWRQNEQTYDAGRIQTTLGLEGLLLEYAYLDDVRRIFGDEGLPGAGTRDFESNSHLARAEFTVASWLKVVGFTYILDIRTAPVFSTNTFGGRITGNVPINEDWSVAYQGSYAFQTDGGTSGGTNPVNFGVHYVYGEIAPRFGPLGAIGIGYELLGSDNGTARLTTPLSTAHKFNGFADVFLNNGGVNGLQDVYAFIAPNLPWGFKGKVIFHQFYSHHRTRDLGHEVNAVVTRKIGKYITLLGKYGYFHQHRRAPGLANRVRWTAELNFAF, translated from the coding sequence ATGTCTGTCCAGGATCGAATCGGGTCCAGCCGGCGATTCCTCGCCTACGGCATCGCTTTCTGTCTCGCCTTCGCGATCGGTTTCAACAGCAGCGCGCAGGGGGAGCCCCAGGCGTCCCCGCCGGCGGCAAAACCCGACGTGGCTGCGGATCCGCCCGCGGCGCCCGAAGCGGAGACGCCGCCTCCGAAGCCCGAGCCCGATTGGACCGACATCGACAGCTGGGTGGGCCCGCTGGCCGAGGGAGGCGTGAAGTTCAACCTCCGCGCCCGCTACTCGCACGCCGACTTCGCGGGGCTGAAGCGGTCGAACGTCGGCACCGTGCGGACGCGACTCGGCTACGGGTCGAAGCCCTTGTTCGGGCTCTCGGGTTTCGTCGAGATGGAGAACATCGTCGCCATCGACAACGGTGCCTACTTCGATGCGATCGCGCCCAACACGCGAGGCCGATCGGTGATCGCCGACGTCGAGGACACCGAGGTGAACCAGGCCTACGTCAAGTTCCAGCGGAAGGACTGGCTCGGGCTCAACGCGATCGTGGGTCGCCAGCGCATCAAGCTCGATGACGACCGCTGGATCGGCAACGTCGGCTGGCGGCAGAACGAGCAGACCTACGACGCGGGTCGCATCCAGACGACGCTCGGTCTCGAAGGGTTGCTCCTCGAGTACGCGTACCTCGACGACGTGCGGCGGATCTTCGGCGACGAAGGCCTGCCCGGGGCCGGAACCCGTGACTTCGAGTCGAACTCCCACCTGGCGCGCGCCGAGTTCACCGTGGCGTCCTGGCTGAAGGTCGTCGGTTTCACCTACATCCTCGACATCCGCACTGCCCCGGTGTTCTCCACCAACACCTTCGGCGGCCGCATCACCGGAAACGTCCCGATCAACGAGGACTGGAGCGTCGCCTACCAGGGCAGCTACGCCTTCCAGACCGACGGCGGTACGAGCGGCGGAACGAACCCGGTGAACTTCGGCGTGCACTACGTGTACGGCGAGATCGCCCCGCGCTTCGGACCCCTCGGTGCGATCGGCATCGGCTACGAGCTGTTGGGCAGTGACAACGGCACCGCCCGGCTCACTACGCCTCTCTCGACGGCCCACAAGTTCAACGGCTTCGCCGACGTCTTCCTGAACAACGGCGGCGTCAACGGCTTGCAGGATGTCTACGCCTTCATCGCTCCGAATCTGCCCTGGGGCTTCAAGGGAAAGGTGATCTTCCACCAGTTCTACAGCCACCACCGGACGCGCGACCTCGGTCACGAAGTGAACGCGGTCGTGACCCGGAAGATCGGGAAGTACATCACCCTGCTCGGGAAGTACGGGTACTTCCACCAGCACCGGCGCGCGCCGGGGTTGGCGAACCGGGTCCGATGGACGGCGGAGCTGAACTTCGCGTTCTAG
- the nirB gene encoding nitrite reductase large subunit NirB produces the protein MPERVVVIGNGMVGHRFCERLRERDAEGRYEIQVFGEEPRPAYDRVHLSEFFSGKSAGDLALTTAEAYAEMGIDLRLGERVEQIDLEKRELYTSQGRYVGYDVLCFATGSVPFVPPIPGATQDGVFVYRTIEDLEAISAWGEQARRAAVIGGGLLGLEAAKAVRDMGLETHVLEAAPRLMPRQVDARGAALLTREIEALGVQVHVDVRTECILGEADQVTGLRFKEGDDLPVEMVVVSAGIRPRDDLARTAGLEVAQRGGIVVDDGLATSQPGVYAIGECAVHRGMIYGLVAPGYEMAEALVDRLIGGERAFAGGDLSTKLKLMGVDVASFGDPFADEAGEANCAVFEDPRRGVYQKLLYSSDGERLVGGILVGDADRFMPLLQQCKSEAPLPDSSEELLFGPRGEAGDEELDDSVQICSCNDVSVGAIRAAIAEEELSTVGGIKACTRAGTGCGGCLPQVTKILARELEKAGREVTTNVCEHFAFTRQELFEIIKVNRIESYGALLASHGAGQGCEICRPVVASILATTWNDPILNHQNLQDTNDRFLANIQRGGTYSVIPRIPGGEITPDKLILLGEVAQRYGLYCKITGGQRVDLLGARVDQLPSIWEELVNAGFESGHAYGKALRTVKSCVGSTWCRYGVQDSVGFAVRVEERYRGLRAPHKLKSAVSGCIRECAEAQGKDFGIIATENGWNLYLCGNGGSNPRHADLVASDVDEERVIQLIDRFLMYYIHTANPLERTARWVERMDGGIEYLKRVICDDALGICEQLERDMQALVDSYQCEWREVVENPERRALFRHFATDTEADPTLSFVEERGQRRPSDWPDAQPPAADSEEESRSWVHLARVEDFPKDSGSTVKVGNRQIAVFRFESRGEWYATQAMCPHRKDMVIGRGLLGSQAGEPKVACPLHKKTFSLKNGCGLSDPEFALETYEVEIREGEVFALLPDDFTSGAPLRPSHRDATSSH, from the coding sequence ATGCCCGAACGGGTGGTCGTCATCGGCAACGGCATGGTGGGGCACCGCTTCTGCGAGCGCCTGCGCGAACGCGACGCCGAAGGCCGCTACGAGATCCAGGTCTTCGGCGAGGAGCCGCGGCCGGCCTATGACCGCGTGCACCTCTCCGAGTTCTTCTCGGGAAAGTCCGCGGGTGACCTGGCCCTGACCACCGCCGAAGCATACGCGGAGATGGGCATCGACCTGCGGCTCGGCGAGCGGGTCGAGCAGATCGATCTCGAGAAGCGCGAACTCTATACGAGCCAGGGACGCTACGTCGGCTACGACGTGCTCTGCTTCGCCACCGGGTCGGTTCCCTTCGTGCCGCCGATTCCCGGGGCGACCCAGGATGGCGTCTTCGTCTACCGCACCATCGAAGACCTCGAAGCCATCTCCGCCTGGGGCGAGCAGGCTCGGCGCGCGGCGGTCATCGGAGGCGGACTCCTGGGTTTGGAGGCCGCGAAGGCGGTCCGCGATATGGGCCTCGAGACCCACGTGCTCGAGGCCGCGCCGCGTCTCATGCCTCGTCAGGTCGATGCGCGGGGCGCGGCGCTCCTGACCCGTGAGATCGAGGCCCTCGGCGTCCAGGTCCACGTAGACGTCCGAACCGAGTGCATTCTCGGCGAGGCCGACCAGGTGACGGGCCTGCGCTTCAAGGAAGGCGACGATCTCCCGGTCGAGATGGTCGTGGTGTCCGCGGGCATCCGGCCGCGAGACGACCTCGCACGTACCGCTGGCCTCGAGGTGGCCCAGCGCGGCGGGATCGTGGTCGACGATGGCCTGGCGACCAGTCAGCCCGGCGTCTATGCAATCGGCGAGTGTGCCGTCCATCGCGGGATGATCTACGGCCTGGTCGCGCCGGGCTACGAGATGGCCGAGGCGCTCGTCGATCGGCTGATCGGCGGCGAGCGCGCCTTCGCGGGCGGCGACTTGTCCACGAAGCTCAAGCTGATGGGGGTCGACGTAGCGAGCTTCGGCGATCCCTTCGCCGACGAAGCCGGCGAGGCAAACTGCGCAGTCTTCGAGGACCCGCGCCGGGGCGTCTACCAGAAGCTGCTCTACAGCAGCGACGGCGAGCGACTCGTGGGCGGCATCCTGGTCGGCGACGCCGACCGCTTCATGCCGCTCCTGCAGCAGTGCAAGAGCGAGGCGCCGCTTCCGGATTCGAGCGAAGAGCTCTTGTTCGGGCCGCGCGGCGAAGCGGGCGACGAGGAACTCGACGACAGCGTCCAGATCTGTTCCTGCAACGACGTGAGTGTCGGAGCGATCCGCGCCGCGATCGCGGAAGAGGAACTCTCGACCGTCGGCGGGATCAAGGCCTGCACGCGGGCCGGGACCGGCTGCGGCGGCTGTCTGCCCCAGGTGACGAAGATCCTCGCACGCGAGTTGGAGAAGGCGGGCCGCGAGGTCACCACGAACGTCTGCGAGCACTTCGCGTTCACGCGTCAGGAGCTCTTCGAGATCATCAAGGTCAATCGGATCGAGAGCTACGGCGCTTTGCTCGCGTCCCACGGGGCGGGGCAGGGCTGCGAGATCTGTCGACCGGTGGTCGCTTCGATCCTCGCCACGACCTGGAACGATCCGATCCTGAACCACCAGAACCTCCAGGACACGAACGATCGCTTCCTCGCGAACATCCAGCGGGGCGGGACCTACTCGGTCATTCCCCGGATCCCGGGCGGCGAGATCACCCCCGACAAGCTGATCCTCCTCGGCGAGGTGGCCCAGCGCTACGGCCTCTACTGCAAGATCACCGGCGGCCAGCGCGTGGATCTGCTGGGCGCTCGTGTCGACCAGCTTCCGTCGATCTGGGAAGAGCTGGTGAACGCGGGCTTCGAGAGCGGTCACGCCTACGGCAAGGCGTTGCGGACGGTAAAGAGCTGCGTCGGGTCGACCTGGTGTCGCTACGGCGTCCAGGACAGCGTCGGCTTCGCGGTTCGCGTCGAAGAGCGGTACCGCGGGCTCCGCGCGCCGCACAAGCTCAAGAGCGCGGTCTCGGGGTGCATCCGCGAATGCGCCGAAGCCCAGGGCAAGGACTTCGGGATCATTGCCACCGAGAACGGCTGGAACCTCTACCTCTGCGGGAACGGCGGCTCCAACCCGCGCCACGCGGATCTGGTGGCGAGCGACGTCGACGAAGAGCGCGTGATCCAGCTGATCGACCGCTTCCTCATGTACTACATCCACACTGCGAACCCGCTGGAGCGCACCGCGCGCTGGGTCGAGCGGATGGATGGCGGCATCGAGTACCTGAAGCGCGTCATCTGTGACGACGCCCTCGGGATCTGCGAGCAGCTCGAGAGGGACATGCAGGCACTGGTCGACAGCTACCAGTGCGAGTGGCGAGAAGTCGTCGAGAACCCGGAGCGCCGCGCGCTCTTCCGGCACTTCGCCACGGATACCGAGGCCGACCCCACGCTCTCGTTCGTCGAGGAGCGGGGCCAGCGTCGGCCGTCGGATTGGCCCGACGCCCAGCCCCCGGCAGCCGATTCCGAGGAGGAATCGCGCAGCTGGGTGCACCTTGCGCGGGTCGAAGACTTCCCGAAGGACAGCGGTTCGACGGTGAAGGTGGGCAATCGCCAGATCGCGGTGTTCCGGTTCGAGAGCCGCGGCGAGTGGTACGCCACGCAAGCGATGTGTCCGCATCGAAAGGACATGGTGATCGGTCGGGGCCTGTTGGGCAGTCAGGCCGGCGAACCGAAGGTCGCCTGTCCCCTCCACAAGAAGACGTTCTCCTTGAAGAACGGTTGCGGTCTCAGCGATCCCGAGTTCGCGCTCGAGACCTACGAAGTCGAGATCCGGGAGGGCGAAGTGTTCGCCCTGCTTCCGGATGACTTCACGAGCGGCGCGCCCCTACGTCCGTCCCACCGCGATGCCACGTCGTCGCACTAA